One stretch of Halobaculum marinum DNA includes these proteins:
- a CDS encoding ABC transporter substrate-binding protein, whose translation MDANRRRFLGLTSAAISAGLAGCAGSAGDEAESSTESAATTTEADATTTAPPDTSYSVTMAPVGDVTFDDVPETFTVYESGYADMGIALGKGEDLLAVGNTARYYTDHVDELDGVAANTEPTQLLGDSYAIDRELFYELDSDVHLIDPQWLLNNGYFKLEESDLTTVTEDVGPFVGNTIFRRTDPWHEYRYYTLYEAFETVAQVFDRADRYEAVKAVHDDAVADVSARLPSADARPNALLCFGAGDEPEQFYPYRLSDRGTNKKQFRDLGITDALSGTGISGLSTNDRGQIDYETMLEVDPDSILLRGHESKTEQEFRDTVVAFMQEHSVASELTAVQEGRVFRGGPIYQGPLQHLFNLERFATLYFPDEFSGDLFSRDELAAAIRGEA comes from the coding sequence ATGGACGCGAACCGACGACGGTTCCTCGGGCTGACGAGTGCGGCGATCTCGGCGGGGCTGGCGGGCTGTGCCGGCTCCGCGGGCGACGAGGCGGAGTCCTCGACCGAGTCAGCCGCGACGACGACCGAGGCGGACGCGACGACGACCGCACCGCCGGACACGAGCTACAGCGTGACGATGGCGCCGGTCGGCGACGTGACGTTCGACGACGTACCGGAGACGTTCACCGTGTACGAGTCGGGCTACGCCGACATGGGTATCGCGCTCGGGAAGGGCGAAGACCTGCTCGCGGTCGGCAACACGGCGCGCTACTACACCGACCACGTCGACGAGTTGGACGGCGTCGCCGCAAACACGGAGCCGACCCAGTTGCTCGGCGACTCGTACGCAATCGACCGCGAGTTGTTCTACGAACTCGACAGCGACGTCCACCTGATCGACCCGCAGTGGCTCCTCAACAACGGCTACTTCAAGCTGGAGGAGTCGGACCTCACAACCGTCACCGAGGACGTGGGCCCGTTCGTCGGAAACACGATCTTCCGGCGGACGGACCCGTGGCACGAGTACCGCTACTACACGCTGTACGAGGCGTTCGAGACGGTCGCGCAGGTGTTCGACCGCGCCGACCGCTACGAGGCGGTGAAGGCCGTCCACGACGACGCGGTCGCCGACGTGAGCGCCCGGCTGCCGAGTGCGGACGCCCGCCCGAACGCGCTGTTGTGCTTCGGCGCCGGCGACGAACCCGAGCAGTTCTACCCGTACCGCCTCTCCGACCGCGGGACGAACAAGAAGCAGTTCCGCGATCTGGGCATCACGGACGCCCTCTCGGGGACGGGCATCTCGGGGCTGTCGACGAACGACCGCGGTCAGATCGACTACGAGACGATGCTGGAGGTCGACCCCGACTCGATCCTCCTGCGCGGCCACGAGAGCAAGACTGAGCAGGAGTTCCGCGACACGGTCGTCGCGTTCATGCAGGAGCACTCGGTCGCGTCCGAGTTGACCGCCGTCCAGGAGGGGCGCGTGTTTCGCGGTGGTCCCATCTACCAGGGACCGCTCCAGCACCTGTTCAACCTCGAACGCTTCGCGACGCTGTACTTCCCCGACGAGTTCTCCGGCGACCTGTTCTCACGGGACGAACTGGCGGCGGCGATCCGCGGCGAGGCCTGA